The Gilliamella apicola genome window below encodes:
- a CDS encoding MFS transporter: protein MNDKATIKLPKNVWLIFVSLYITEYVGIGFLTIALALILRKDGMELNQLSLIPLMMLPIGLKILWAPIVDKYLKRRLSHYRNWLIISLTLMLVCLMNIAFLDPIKQFHIILPIIFIFSTMTATQELAISGLVCNVFLAEQRYLISSIKTSGSMIGNILGGGVILLLYAYIGWMWCLLLITVLIGFTLIQLFFFEEYRYCQNQPIAESNDPQYWKNLITIWKGKINWLVILLLLPFSFLPAYNLLSPILVDDGWSLPDIAILLKVFGSIVSLVAVVLISKILKRFTRKQSLTYSLLCHAFCLLSFIPISLGYVNVFSVYLACFLYFFSLPLMSIAITAIIIDNSDNSQARSTACNAQSAPSFICGFIVISLSYYLAQKFGYFPVVIGSIALAFFNGYYASKAIKN, encoded by the coding sequence ATGAATGACAAAGCAACAATTAAATTACCCAAAAATGTTTGGTTAATCTTTGTAAGTCTTTATATTACAGAATATGTAGGTATCGGTTTTTTAACCATCGCCTTAGCGTTAATCTTAAGAAAAGATGGTATGGAGTTAAACCAATTAAGTCTGATTCCTTTAATGATGTTACCAATAGGTTTAAAAATTTTATGGGCACCTATTGTTGATAAATATCTAAAAAGACGATTATCTCATTATCGTAATTGGTTAATCATCTCTTTAACCCTTATGTTAGTTTGTTTGATGAATATCGCTTTTCTAGATCCTATTAAACAATTTCACATCATTCTACCCATCATCTTTATTTTTTCGACAATGACAGCAACTCAAGAGTTAGCCATATCTGGATTGGTCTGCAACGTTTTTTTAGCCGAGCAGCGCTATCTTATTTCAAGTATTAAGACTAGTGGTTCAATGATAGGTAATATTTTAGGTGGTGGCGTGATATTACTACTTTATGCTTATATCGGTTGGATGTGGTGCTTATTGTTGATTACTGTTTTAATAGGTTTTACATTAATTCAACTCTTCTTTTTTGAAGAGTACCGTTACTGCCAAAATCAGCCTATTGCCGAAAGCAATGATCCTCAATATTGGAAAAATCTGATTACTATCTGGAAAGGTAAAATTAATTGGTTAGTTATTTTGTTACTTTTGCCTTTTAGTTTCCTCCCTGCTTATAATCTATTATCACCAATACTTGTTGATGATGGCTGGTCGTTGCCAGATATTGCTATTTTATTAAAAGTATTTGGTTCAATTGTGAGCTTAGTGGCAGTTGTATTAATTTCAAAAATCCTAAAACGTTTCACAAGAAAACAGAGTCTAACCTATTCATTACTTTGTCATGCTTTTTGTTTACTATCATTTATACCGATTTCGTTAGGATATGTGAATGTTTTTAGTGTCTATTTAGCCTGTTTTCTTTACTTCTTTAGTTTACCTTTAATGTCGATAGCGATTACCGCTATCATAATAGACAATTCAGATAACTCACAGGCACGTTCTACTGCTTGTAACGCTCAATCGGCACCAAGTTTTATATGTGGATTTATAGTAATATCATTAAGTTATTATCTTGCACAAAAATTTGGTTACTTCCCTGTCGTCATTGGTTCAATAGCACTTGCATTTTTTAATGGGTATTATGCAAGTAAAGCAATAAAAAATTAA
- a CDS encoding glycoside hydrolase family protein, whose product MNSFESLKLAAYKCQAGLYTIGYGHNKNVKYKDIISNSRADFLVQDIYFIE is encoded by the coding sequence ATAAATAGCTTTGAAAGTCTAAAATTAGCAGCATATAAATGTCAAGCAGGTTTGTATACTATTGGATATGGGCATAATAAAAATGTTAAATATAAAGACATAATCAGTAATTCTCGGGCTGATTTTTTAGTACAAGATATCTATTTTATTGAGTAG
- a CDS encoding type VI secretion system Vgr family protein: protein MKYIEDNMDKGLTNLISQLGNGLSRGLKNGLVNGAGHNRYTLNIEDLPAEVSILQVEGNEQLNQPWYYTITFTSSNKHLLVESFLNQNARLSFNSANSNHLSDIATKGLDALNSLTSANPLQALKQSEPLKQLDKFTQSNPLDSLNSLTQLNPLNSLNSLLSQGGSRTLYGVITQFNQLSVSNDEARYQVVLSSQLAKLSLSHNCAIFQNQSVISVVEEVLRGHGYTGIDYRLALKEQYPEREFITQWQESDLEFIQRLLADVGVYFRFETHGEHNCDVMVISDYEQGYQQVADIVYKQPSGTLDNGVESVWDMTLHSQMVEVSVQVQDYNYRDAQANLLGEVNSQLKDNTTYGTDYRYDEHYKGLNSNGNSNNGIDSDTNNNNDGDDENSGDIDTDDSNGNNNDNSSDISTNSGNTSNGVESGEWYARIRHERAISRQILIRGKSNQANLAPGQHIRIKGSAIAGIDEGIMILTVQGQGNRSDAYELSFTAIPYQPLKPYRPEPIPFPTIDGTLPARVTSPDNDTYGYIDTQGRYRVKFNFDLKEWRNGEESLWLRLAKPYAGSTYGFHFPLIDGTEVAVAFTNGNPDRPYIAHAMHDSQHPDHVTTINKHRNVIRTPANNKLRMDDKRGQEHIKLATEYGKTQLNIGHLVDQNKTQRGEGFELRTDEWGAIAANKGLYLTSQTEPKAQGKQLDMQAAITQLENALSIAKALQNAATASEAHGADTDSQEQLKTTLTQLAQSGILAYAQEGIALTSPENIQLSTSNSVSVTSENQTDINALKNITVSSGESIGLFAHKSGMKVFANQGDVEVQAQNANLNMAAKQDIKIDSVDGELTVTASEELTLMCGGSYIKISSAGIELGTADNVYIKSNAMQKMGPAQRNIQRELPSICNGVQQDEANKHAIIVER from the coding sequence ATGAAATATATCGAGGATAACATGGATAAAGGATTAACCAATCTGATTAGTCAGTTGGGGAATGGTTTAAGTCGTGGTTTAAAGAATGGTTTGGTTAATGGCGCGGGTCACAATCGTTATACATTAAATATCGAAGATTTACCTGCTGAGGTTTCAATCTTACAGGTTGAAGGTAATGAACAACTTAACCAGCCTTGGTATTACACTATTACTTTTACCAGCTCAAATAAACATCTTCTTGTCGAGTCATTTCTTAATCAAAATGCCCGTTTGAGTTTTAACTCGGCGAATTCTAACCATTTAAGTGATATTGCAACGAAAGGACTTGATGCGCTCAATTCTTTAACCTCCGCCAATCCTTTACAAGCATTAAAACAGTCCGAGCCATTAAAACAGTTAGATAAGTTTACACAATCCAATCCACTCGATTCGCTTAACTCTTTAACGCAACTCAATCCACTTAATTCCTTAAACTCATTATTATCTCAAGGTGGCTCCCGTACTCTTTATGGTGTGATAACCCAGTTCAATCAATTATCAGTAAGTAATGACGAAGCCCGTTATCAGGTGGTTTTGTCCTCGCAATTAGCCAAACTGTCATTAAGTCATAACTGTGCTATTTTTCAAAATCAGAGCGTTATCAGTGTGGTTGAAGAGGTATTGCGCGGTCATGGTTATACCGGGATTGATTATCGTTTAGCACTTAAAGAGCAATACCCTGAGCGTGAATTTATCACCCAGTGGCAAGAGAGTGACCTTGAGTTTATTCAAAGACTGCTTGCTGATGTGGGTGTCTATTTCCGATTTGAAACCCATGGTGAACACAATTGTGATGTGATGGTCATCAGTGATTATGAACAAGGTTATCAGCAGGTGGCTGATATTGTCTACAAACAACCAAGTGGCACACTGGATAACGGCGTTGAAAGTGTCTGGGATATGACCTTGCACAGTCAAATGGTGGAAGTTTCGGTACAAGTACAAGATTATAACTACCGAGATGCGCAGGCGAACTTACTGGGTGAAGTTAACAGCCAACTGAAAGATAACACCACTTATGGCACTGATTACCGTTATGATGAGCACTATAAAGGGTTAAATAGTAATGGTAACAGCAATAATGGAATTGATAGTGACACCAACAATAATAATGATGGCGATGATGAAAACAGTGGTGATATCGATACCGACGACAGTAACGGCAATAATAACGATAACAGCAGTGATATTAGCACTAACTCAGGTAACACGAGTAATGGTGTTGAAAGTGGTGAATGGTATGCCCGCATTCGTCATGAGCGAGCGATTAGTCGTCAAATTCTTATCCGAGGTAAAAGTAATCAGGCCAATTTAGCCCCAGGTCAACATATCCGCATCAAAGGCAGTGCGATTGCCGGAATCGATGAAGGGATAATGATATTAACGGTGCAGGGTCAGGGAAACCGCAGTGATGCTTATGAACTGAGTTTTACCGCGATACCTTACCAGCCATTAAAACCTTACCGCCCAGAGCCGATTCCTTTCCCAACCATTGATGGCACCTTACCGGCACGGGTAACCAGTCCGGATAATGACACCTATGGTTATATTGATACACAAGGGCGCTATCGGGTTAAATTTAACTTTGACTTAAAAGAGTGGCGAAACGGTGAAGAGAGTTTATGGCTAAGACTGGCTAAACCGTATGCCGGCAGTACCTATGGTTTTCACTTTCCACTGATTGACGGCACAGAAGTTGCGGTTGCCTTTACTAACGGTAATCCAGACCGACCTTATATTGCACATGCAATGCATGACAGTCAACACCCTGACCATGTGACCACCATAAACAAACATCGTAATGTAATTCGCACACCGGCGAACAATAAGTTACGGATGGATGATAAACGCGGACAAGAGCACATCAAGTTAGCGACCGAATATGGTAAAACCCAACTTAACATTGGGCATTTAGTTGACCAAAACAAAACCCAGCGAGGTGAAGGGTTTGAACTGCGCACCGATGAGTGGGGAGCAATTGCTGCCAATAAAGGCTTATACCTGACCAGTCAGACCGAGCCTAAAGCACAGGGTAAACAGCTTGATATGCAAGCTGCCATTACTCAGCTTGAAAATGCACTATCAATTGCCAAAGCCTTACAAAATGCGGCAACCGCCTCTGAAGCCCATGGTGCAGACACTGACAGTCAAGAACAACTTAAAACAACATTAACCCAGTTAGCCCAAAGTGGTATTCTTGCTTATGCACAAGAGGGCATTGCTTTAACCAGTCCTGAAAACATCCAATTGTCCACTTCGAACAGTGTTTCAGTAACCAGTGAAAACCAAACTGACATCAATGCGTTAAAAAACATAACCGTCTCATCCGGTGAATCCATCGGTCTATTTGCCCATAAATCGGGAATGAAAGTCTTTGCTAACCAAGGGGATGTTGAGGTGCAAGCACAAAATGCCAACCTGAATATGGCCGCCAAGCAAGATATTAAAATAGATAGTGTTGATGGTGAACTGACGGTTACCGCAAGTGAAGAGCTGACGTTAATGTGTGGTGGTTCATACATCAAAATTAGCAGTGCAGGGATTGAACTGGGTACGGCTGATAATGTTTATATAAAAAGTAATGCTATGCAGAAAATGGGGCCGGCACAAAGAAACATTCAACGGGAATTACCATCGATATGCAATGGTGTACAACAAGATGAAGCAAATAAGCATGCTATTATTGTGGAAAGATAA
- a CDS encoding DUF4123 domain-containing protein has protein sequence MIKNIAETDISNIIAKQINRFGKVYLLIDPKINDDFFFEHNFEFESIVPIRDRQDTVSQDHECLQLCTIRKGVSYVDQVISELKSNQSAAIALITSPHNIKSIQNHISNAMFMLYKAKYYFLRFYDPYVLKHLVNILNKKQLNQLLGVIQYWYYWQNSYIELHHKPKLILSDIDYEITTNQWQKINIAQAYNAYEYQMMRQQNSPLSDSQQNTLTLILEWIYKTSFDTPEQQKMDYIVNHVMEKSEQFFRKTTYNQFYNIMKNNNIYEIKQYLQQLEQE, from the coding sequence ATGATTAAAAACATAGCAGAAACAGATATTAGTAATATTATAGCTAAGCAAATCAATCGATTTGGCAAGGTATATTTATTAATTGATCCAAAAATTAACGATGATTTTTTCTTTGAACATAATTTTGAATTTGAATCAATTGTACCAATTCGAGATAGACAAGATACGGTTTCACAGGATCATGAATGCTTACAGCTATGTACAATAAGGAAAGGAGTAAGTTATGTTGATCAAGTGATTAGTGAGTTAAAGAGTAATCAATCGGCTGCAATTGCTTTAATTACCTCACCGCATAATATAAAAAGCATACAAAATCACATTAGCAATGCTATGTTTATGTTATATAAAGCTAAATATTATTTTTTAAGATTTTATGATCCATATGTCTTAAAACATTTAGTAAATATTTTAAATAAAAAGCAATTAAATCAATTATTAGGCGTCATTCAATATTGGTACTATTGGCAAAATAGTTATATCGAATTACATCACAAACCAAAATTAATACTGTCAGATATTGATTATGAAATAACAACAAATCAATGGCAAAAAATTAATATTGCTCAAGCTTATAACGCTTATGAATATCAAATGATGAGACAACAAAATTCCCCTTTGTCAGACAGTCAACAAAACACTCTAACACTGATTTTAGAATGGATTTATAAGACTTCATTTGATACCCCAGAACAACAGAAAATGGATTATATTGTTAATCATGTTATGGAAAAATCTGAGCAATTTTTTCGGAAAACCACCTACAATCAATTTTACAATATAATGAAAAATAATAATATTTATGAAATTAAACAATATTTACAACAATTAGAGCAGGAATAA
- a CDS encoding T6SS effector BTH_I2691 family protein, with the protein MSSMDKLIKLIAAAKIKENDSGRRCPKCQEKEGDLIVLPTRLSVSGYLAKNHIIKNNLKANVEVPPLPDFAQEMVKNLPLEHSNYCIQMLRQGYLYVLVDYKNGKKEWRAFSSSPEGCLTEFENINTIPSIPPDYNCNIATDGADASYISFKNSKDIYKIHFIFSPNKITNERLDFYLTTPEFELEGMTPEQIRSGQRSIKDEALLSNILEFSTAIEIAEQEAFLRSKLPYEFKLGERDNAYKQLQLTHYIYTNRATFFDKDIQKYYGRYLSLCKKLNARKGAAIVVNDAIGITQSLNNRRNEALEKKMKPWMEAKDNEGISNEHRLIVKKQLDEFKKSFHDRRIKQLIQSYSKSVERQKKQNNKAMQGIYIPEGLKNQSNKILDKSEEWYNENVQSIYTKELAEKEFQEKYWSRLSQEKFNKFENDFKEKSEQAEKLAKLRTKDYIKWLKSEQLIRALDLYDESKKLDGIMFQFQMSMCLHGTSSSSEITDILDQWWNASQITRDNLVMRTYLFNNKSLIDDINQYLDIQRSIAIIDAPETDETDPNVNKAIELLNNLTEHINTVGSIIDQLAERGFPIAILSVTLTDLVRNFLRITVSSAEVRLHNAVGNLIISSLNQTATNMYRQGYNINRVRFSADPVRGVPQLENIAQENFRNADLVNTRFAIVLLGFSAYDSYQKVKTGHMNNARELTELITSVVTSIAAGLQVYISTIEYSIGNKPNSKIAHVTINAFGRLFLWSASISTIAGGVMAVLDFIDGYETSKKDKDIIATAYFARGLATLALSIGQFVIVLGTLAPWLDRIVSYSTERTIWVKIADLGLSIGRFALRNALVIGRIVFMASFITLIASCVLIIIDENALQKWFDRCCFGKEPDRKKFADLTEELTTWNQAITETL; encoded by the coding sequence ATGTCATCAATGGACAAATTAATTAAATTAATAGCAGCTGCAAAAATTAAGGAGAACGATTCTGGTAGGCGGTGTCCAAAATGTCAAGAAAAAGAAGGCGATTTAATTGTTCTACCTACTCGGTTATCAGTTAGCGGTTATTTAGCTAAAAACCATATAATAAAAAATAATCTTAAAGCTAATGTAGAAGTTCCTCCTTTACCAGATTTTGCTCAAGAAATGGTAAAAAATTTACCATTAGAACACTCTAATTATTGTATACAAATGCTTAGGCAAGGTTATTTATATGTGCTTGTTGACTATAAAAATGGTAAGAAAGAGTGGCGAGCATTTTCTTCCAGCCCTGAAGGATGTTTAACGGAGTTTGAAAATATTAATACGATACCCTCTATACCACCTGATTATAATTGCAATATAGCTACTGACGGAGCGGATGCTTCATATATCAGTTTTAAAAATAGTAAAGATATCTATAAAATTCATTTTATTTTTAGTCCAAATAAAATAACTAATGAACGGTTAGATTTTTACCTGACTACTCCAGAATTCGAACTAGAAGGTATGACACCAGAGCAAATACGAAGTGGTCAGAGATCGATAAAAGATGAAGCTTTACTTTCAAATATACTAGAGTTTTCAACGGCAATAGAGATTGCCGAACAAGAAGCTTTTTTGCGCAGTAAATTGCCTTATGAATTTAAACTTGGAGAACGGGATAATGCTTACAAACAACTTCAATTAACTCATTACATATATACAAATCGCGCCACTTTTTTTGATAAAGATATTCAGAAATATTATGGTCGTTATTTATCACTCTGTAAAAAATTAAACGCTCGCAAAGGTGCGGCAATTGTAGTTAACGATGCGATAGGAATTACACAAAGTTTAAATAATCGTCGTAACGAAGCACTTGAAAAAAAAATGAAACCCTGGATGGAAGCTAAAGATAATGAAGGGATTTCGAATGAACATCGTCTAATTGTTAAAAAACAACTTGATGAATTTAAAAAGTCATTTCATGATCGCCGCATAAAACAGTTAATACAGAGTTATTCGAAATCGGTTGAACGGCAAAAAAAACAGAATAATAAAGCAATGCAAGGCATTTATATTCCTGAAGGTCTTAAAAACCAAAGTAATAAAATACTTGATAAGAGTGAAGAATGGTATAACGAAAATGTGCAATCTATCTATACAAAAGAGCTAGCAGAGAAAGAGTTTCAAGAAAAATATTGGAGTCGTTTATCACAAGAAAAATTTAATAAATTTGAAAATGATTTTAAAGAAAAATCAGAACAAGCTGAAAAACTTGCAAAGCTAAGAACTAAAGACTACATAAAATGGTTAAAATCGGAGCAATTGATTAGAGCATTAGATCTTTATGATGAAAGTAAAAAACTCGACGGAATTATGTTTCAATTTCAGATGAGTATGTGCCTACATGGCACAAGCAGTTCGTCAGAAATTACCGATATACTTGACCAATGGTGGAATGCATCGCAAATTACCCGTGATAACTTAGTTATGCGTACATACCTTTTTAACAATAAAAGTTTAATTGATGACATCAATCAATATTTAGATATACAACGATCAATTGCGATAATTGATGCTCCAGAAACAGATGAGACTGATCCCAATGTTAATAAAGCAATTGAACTATTAAATAACCTTACTGAACATATTAACACAGTAGGTTCTATTATAGATCAACTAGCAGAACGAGGATTTCCAATAGCAATATTATCCGTGACATTAACAGATTTAGTAAGAAATTTTTTAAGAATTACTGTATCGAGTGCCGAGGTGCGTCTCCACAATGCTGTGGGGAATCTTATCATAAGCTCGCTTAATCAAACCGCGACTAATATGTATCGTCAGGGTTATAATATTAATCGTGTAAGATTTTCAGCTGACCCTGTACGAGGGGTTCCGCAACTTGAAAATATTGCACAAGAAAACTTCCGAAATGCTGATTTAGTCAATACTCGTTTTGCTATCGTGTTACTTGGATTCAGCGCTTACGATTCATACCAAAAAGTTAAAACAGGTCATATGAATAATGCTCGGGAATTAACTGAACTCATAACATCAGTAGTGACAAGCATTGCTGCCGGCTTACAGGTATATATAAGCACAATTGAATATAGCATTGGTAACAAACCAAATTCTAAAATTGCACATGTTACTATTAATGCCTTTGGTCGGTTGTTTTTGTGGTCGGCAAGTATATCCACAATAGCTGGGGGGGTAATGGCAGTATTAGATTTTATTGATGGTTATGAAACAAGCAAAAAAGATAAGGACATTATTGCCACTGCTTATTTTGCGAGAGGGCTGGCAACTTTGGCGCTTAGTATTGGGCAATTTGTAATTGTACTAGGTACGCTTGCACCATGGTTAGATAGGATTGTTAGTTATAGTACAGAACGAACCATTTGGGTGAAAATAGCTGATTTGGGGCTTTCAATTGGACGCTTTGCACTCAGGAATGCCCTTGTTATAGGGAGAATTGTATTTATGGCTTCATTTATTACGTTAATTGCGTCGTGTGTGCTTATTATTATTGATGAGAATGCACTTCAAAAATGGTTTGATCGCTGCTGTTTTGGCAAGGAACCAGACCGTAAAAAATTTGCAGATTTAACTGAAGAATTAACAACCTGGAATCAAGCTATTACGGAGACATTATAA
- a CDS encoding DUF6708 domain-containing protein — translation MYIGEYLLWFGNSIKKETRKKLEMSYSNSDMKLSEVEKDWTKASVSNNPRAIGPYYAYNDRYLEIRGGMFENFRGIVTWISLLIFSAPVFSMLMALTIASRLYNHERGNVASGIFTIMFFLIVTSILIYLCIRYFRYVYRLELFTVRHIRVRFNRVTRQVYIQRPKYCGGTVVFKWDHIMPGNFGDSGSDMSGTNMVNLIVFHPYKTGFPIAHSVGIGKNTYKGQDYKDEWEFIRRYMEDGPENLPKPRLSTHLPMPFHGLGGHISPMIHAAKNSKSIVMYLLLIPVFLILLPVYTAGYFISECLCWQPRWPKVIRQAGKKGKPIPKETTLSDYPPDVQKGILESRLEWCVLDEKTGKYVDYGNSD, via the coding sequence ATGTATATCGGTGAATATTTATTATGGTTTGGCAACTCCATAAAAAAAGAGACACGAAAAAAATTAGAAATGAGTTATAGCAATAGTGATATGAAACTTAGCGAAGTTGAAAAGGATTGGACTAAAGCGTCAGTTAGTAATAACCCAAGAGCCATTGGTCCGTACTATGCCTATAACGATCGCTATCTCGAGATTCGAGGTGGAATGTTTGAAAATTTTCGAGGGATTGTTACTTGGATAAGTTTATTGATATTTTCTGCTCCTGTATTTAGCATGTTAATGGCATTAACAATAGCTTCAAGGCTATATAATCATGAAAGAGGAAATGTTGCTTCTGGTATATTTACAATAATGTTTTTTTTGATAGTTACTTCAATTTTAATATATTTGTGCATTCGCTATTTCCGTTATGTATATCGATTGGAACTGTTTACCGTACGCCATATACGGGTACGTTTTAATCGGGTAACAAGGCAAGTTTATATTCAGCGCCCTAAATATTGCGGCGGTACTGTCGTATTTAAATGGGATCATATTATGCCGGGTAACTTTGGTGACAGTGGTTCAGATATGAGTGGCACCAATATGGTAAATTTAATTGTTTTTCATCCTTATAAAACGGGTTTTCCTATTGCTCACTCAGTCGGGATAGGGAAAAATACCTATAAAGGTCAAGACTATAAAGATGAATGGGAATTTATTCGCCGTTATATGGAAGATGGCCCAGAAAATTTACCCAAACCAAGACTTAGCACCCATTTACCAATGCCATTTCATGGATTAGGTGGTCATATCAGCCCGATGATCCACGCTGCAAAAAATTCAAAAAGTATAGTGATGTATCTGTTATTAATCCCGGTATTTTTAATACTATTACCCGTTTACACGGCAGGTTATTTTATATCGGAATGTTTATGCTGGCAGCCACGTTGGCCAAAGGTGATTAGGCAAGCAGGTAAAAAAGGCAAACCCATACCCAAAGAAACAACCTTATCAGACTATCCACCTGACGTGCAAAAAGGCATTTTAGAGAGCCGATTAGAGTGGTGTGTTTTGGATGAAAAAACCGGAAAATACGTTGATTATGGTAATAGTGATTAA
- a CDS encoding DUF6708 domain-containing protein, whose translation MYIGEYLLWFGNSIKKETRKKLEISYSSSDMKLSEVEKDWTKASVSNNPRAIGPYYAYNDRYLEIRGGMFENFRGILTWISLLIFLIPITSSFYVLIIFFKINNNQWDADKIGSGIFAMIIFAIISLILIYLYIRYFRYVYRLELFTIRHIRVRFNRVTRQVYIQRPKYCGGTVVFKWDHIMPGNFGDSDSDMSGTNMVNLIVFHPYKTGFPIAHSVGIGKNTYKGQDYKDEWEFIRRYMEDGPENLPKPRLSTHLPMPFHGLGGHISPMIHAAKNSKSIVMYLLLIPVFLILLPVYTAGYFISECLCWQPRWPKVIRQAGKKGKPIPKETTLSDYPPDVQKGILESRLEWCVLDEKTGKYVDYGNSD comes from the coding sequence ATGTATATCGGTGAATATTTATTATGGTTTGGCAACTCCATAAAAAAAGAGACACGAAAAAAATTAGAAATAAGTTATAGCAGTAGTGATATGAAACTCAGCGAAGTTGAAAAGGATTGGACTAAAGCGTCAGTTAGTAATAACCCAAGAGCCATTGGTCCATACTATGCCTATAACGATCGCTATCTCGAGATTCGTGGTGGAATGTTTGAAAATTTTAGAGGGATTCTCACTTGGATTTCTCTGCTCATATTTTTAATTCCTATAACTAGTAGCTTTTATGTACTTATAATATTTTTTAAAATAAATAACAATCAATGGGACGCCGATAAAATTGGTTCTGGAATTTTCGCTATGATTATTTTTGCCATTATATCATTGATTCTTATTTATTTATATATCAGATATTTCCGTTATGTTTATCGATTGGAACTGTTTACCATACGCCATATACGGGTACGGTTTAATCGGGTAACAAGGCAAGTTTATATTCAGCGCCCTAAATATTGCGGCGGTACCGTCGTATTTAAATGGGATCATATTATGCCGGGTAACTTTGGCGACAGCGATTCGGATATGAGTGGCACCAATATGGTGAATTTAATTGTTTTTCATCCTTATAAAACGGGTTTTCCTATTGCTCACTCAGTCGGGATAGGTAAAAATACCTATAAAGGTCAAGACTATAAAGATGAATGGGAATTTATTCGCCGTTATATGGAAGATGGCCCAGAAAATTTACCCAAACCAAGACTTAGCACCCATTTACCAATGCCATTTCATGGATTAGGTGGCCATATCAGCCCGATGATCCACGCTGCAAAAAATTCAAAAAGTATAGTGATGTATCTGTTATTAATCCCGGTATTTTTAATACTATTACCCGTTTATACAGCAGGTTATTTTATATCGGAATGTTTATGCTGGCAGCCACGTTGGCCAAAGGTGATTAGGCAAGCAGGTAAAAAAGGCAAACCCATACCCAAAGAAACAACCTTATCAGACTATCCACCTGACGTACAAAAAGGCATTTTAGAGAGTCGATTAGAGTGGTGCGTTTTGGATGAAAAAACCGGGAAATACGTTGATTATGGTAATAGTGATTAA